Genomic segment of Pseudothermotoga hypogea DSM 11164 = NBRC 106472:
GATCTTCGTGATCACAACGAGCATCCTCGTGATAGATTTGCTCTATCCGATCTTCGATCCAAGGGTCAGGTACAGATGAGGTGAATACGATGAGGACACTCAAAGATCTTCTAAGAGACGGTAGATTTAGGTTCGCGTTCACAGTGTTTCTGGTTCTTCTGGCTTTGTCTGTGATGTCCTTCTTTTCACCTTACGATCCCTACAGGTGGAACGTTGTGCCACGCGATCTTCCACCTCAGTGGCCACACGTGCTCGGCACGACCTCCACCGGTCAGGATCTTTTCTGGTTGCTCACCTTCGCTGTGCGTAACTCTCTAACAATGTCCTTGATTGCCAGCATGGTCTCACGTGTCATAGCCATCATCATCGGTTTGACGGCGGGTCATAAGGGTGGAAAGACTGAGAAAATTCTCATGTTCCTCAGTGATTCTTTCTTGATCATTCCTTTGCTTTTGATCATCCTCATGTTCGCAGTGATGGTCAAAGGTAGAATGAACCTACTCGGACTCGGACTGTTGCTCGGTGTGTTCGGTTGGGCATGGGACGCGAGAGTGATAAGATC
This window contains:
- a CDS encoding ABC transporter permease, with product MRTLKDLLRDGRFRFAFTVFLVLLALSVMSFFSPYDPYRWNVVPRDLPPQWPHVLGTTSTGQDLFWLLTFAVRNSLTMSLIASMVSRVIAIIIGLTAGHKGGKTEKILMFLSDSFLIIPLLLIILMFAVMVKGRMNLLGLGLLLGVFGWAWDARVIRSQVLSLRERDFTYTAILSGSSTLAIVFKEYMPFLIPLVFATLIGNMSWAIGMEIVLAILGVLNLETPMIGTMLYWAINYQSILLGYWWWILTPVTTSVFLFIALYLMSVSISEYLDPRMRIQRIGRA